Proteins encoded in a region of the Salvelinus fontinalis isolate EN_2023a chromosome 17, ASM2944872v1, whole genome shotgun sequence genome:
- the crfb16 gene encoding cytokine receptor family member B16: MRLRRSFFDSQLILVLNIVTNYAWLLPSPWRISMESVNMRHLLKWHRQQSPCSSIIYSVQFQGEFELRILNGSWEDAVGCQRVTQTECDLTFDLGSDSDYNIRVRAECGRRVSPWAELGRPFNRRETILTVPAITVTTMGDALQVTFKSLPLTVGVTVSIWKRGELVRGKASLRVITVQQNPLYIDALQEGAVYCVKAQAHLDTHSKSSSTDTQCVSITGPGPTWLKPTTVTVIVVILAGLVFFLSWSVTHCSPEACYAYFRKEPQPTALLLDWPLTRVKIYPQDELREPIHTVLLTEQQRGLSSSEPSSQLDKWTQSICSEGTDRPYQV, encoded by the exons ATGAGACTGAGAAGGAGCTTTTTTGACAGCCAGTTAATACTTGTCCTCAACATCGTCACAAACT ATGCCTGGCTGCTGCCATCGCCGTGGAGAATTTCCATGGAGTCTGTAAACATGAGGCACTTGCTCAAGTGGCACCGTCAACAGTCCCCATGCAGCTCTATCATCTACTCTGTGCAGTTCCAGGG GGAATTTGAGCTGAGGATCTTGAATGGAAGTTGGGAGGACGCGGTTGGTTGTCAGCGCGTCACGCAGACGGAGTGCGACCTGACCTTTGACCTTGGTTCTGACTCAGACTACAACATCCGCGTGCGGGCAGAGTGCGGAAGGCGTGTGTCACCGTGGGCTGAGCTCGGGAGGCCATTcaacaggagagaga CAATCCTGACGGTGCCAGCTATAACTGTGACCACCATGGGAGATGCCCTGCAGGTGACTTTCAAAAGCCTTCCCCTGACCGTGGGAGTGACTGTGTCTATCTGGAAGAGAGGCGAGTTGGTCAGG GGCAAGGCCTCCTTGCGTGTGATCACAGTGCAACAGAATCCGCTCTACATCGACGCCCTGCAGGAGGGAGCAGTGTACTGCGTCAAAGCCCAGGCCCATCTGGACACCCACAGCAAAAGCAGCAGCACTGACACACAGTGCGTCTCCATCACAG GTCCTGGACCTACCTGGCTGAAGCCCACTACGGTGACTGTTATCGTGGTGATATTGGCCGGCCTGGTGTTTTTTCTCTCTTGGTCAGTAACCCACTGTAGCCCAGAGGCCTGCTACGCCTATTTCCGCAAGGAGCCACAGCCCACCGCACTG CTCCTTGATTGGCCGCTCACAAGAGTCAAGATCTATCCCCAAGATGAGCTTCGTGAACCAATCCACACCGTCCTTTTAACTGAGCAGCAAAGAGGACTGAGCAGCAGTGAGCCATCCAGTCAATTGGATAAGTGGACACAATCTATATGTTCAGAAGGCACAGACAGACCATATCAAGTTTGA